In Amia ocellicauda isolate fAmiCal2 chromosome 5, fAmiCal2.hap1, whole genome shotgun sequence, a genomic segment contains:
- the rpl38 gene encoding large ribosomal subunit protein eL38, producing MKRKSRPFSLSLADCVAVYKHHTMPRKIEEIKDFLLTARRKDAKSVKIKKNKDNVKFKVRCSRYLYTLVITDKEKAEKLKQSLPPGLAVKELK from the exons ATGAAGCGGAAGTCCCGCCCCTTTTCCCTCTCGCTGGCGGACTGT GTTGCAGTCTACAAACACCACACCATG CCACGAAAAATCGAAGAGATCAAAGATTTCCTGCTCACAGCCAGGAGGAAGGATGCCAAAT CTGTCAAGATCAAGAAGAACAAGGACAATGTGAAGTTCAAGGTGCGCTGCAGCCGGTACCTGTACACCCTCGTCATCACAGACAAGGAGAAGGCAGAGAAGCTCAAACAGTCCCTGCCACCTG gtCTGGCTGTTAAAGAACTGAAGTGA